In Anomaloglossus baeobatrachus isolate aAnoBae1 unplaced genomic scaffold, aAnoBae1.hap1 Scaffold_143, whole genome shotgun sequence, the following are encoded in one genomic region:
- the LOC142260629 gene encoding uncharacterized protein LOC142260629 gives MSEFARFMVSRELINTSLTKFDDRAESYRAWKATFKAAIANLNFTAEQELNLLIKWLGPGSTNRIKSLRTVFVGQAEAGLAAAWQRLERTFGSADAIEKALFKRLQDIPKINLKEVHKLQDLSDLLMELELAKRDPRLSGLCYLDTAHGVNPIVVKLPYSLQEKWATSVSRYKRMHDVTFPPFIQFCKFMDEQAQMRNDPSLDFLEFNTSAAATSSSRYEGAIHTRRDIKNTVSVRKTELPSPAARTDKQNTISSRDKSFNQECPIHKKPHSLNKCRGFRSKTLQERKKVLTELGICFKCCASLEHMAKDCKSIVKCEECHSEKHVSAMHPTQLARDTPAAVTTTPTPSHGGEPKNQTDTTTAVPCSCSEVCGEGQTQKCCARICLIKVYPEGHPEKAMKVYAIIDDQSNRSLAGTKFFEAFGINGPSEPYTLNTCSGRIETSGRRAQGFIASPINGKTEIPLPTLVECDQIPSHRNGIPTPEAAFHQPHLRHLASVIPPLDNNAEILLLLGRDNLRVHKVRQQCNGPDYAPYAQRLDLGWVVIGNVCVDRSEIDSFKTYVHGDGRTTCLKPCPHHYGVKEKSPDTIQLPDIASSLHIDNLGRSVFHTTKDDDKVALSVEDREFIGIMDCEFSKDKTNHWVSPLPFRSTRVRLPNNRAQAQTRFNSLQRSMNSKPEMREHSVAFMDMKVSNNLAEHVPAELNPADHATRPTSISSVANSSWLTGPEFLLRQSEEGVQEAFSILVPDNDPDVRAEVNTLATSAEKTSNLGCQRFERFSSWMRLVRTVARLVHIARCCRTDLKNKDCHRWHVCHKALSAEDISHSESLIIRHLQQSEFAIEWKCLYNKQQISLRSPLANLNPVIDSFGLLRVGGRLNQAHLGVAEQNPLIIPSKHHVTVLLIRHHHEKTEHQGRQITEGALRSAGLWIIGMKRRVAQILHDCVHCRKARGKQLYQQMADLPTDRLSTEPPFTYVGLDVFGPWMVSTRRTRGGQANSKRWAVLFTCMSVRAVHIEVLESMDTSSLINVLRRFLAIRGPVKQLRSDRGSNFVGACRELNIDTKPIQDQLAEKGCTWIFNPPHSSHMGGSWERMIGISRNILNSMLMDVNSSRLTHETLVTLLAEVSAIINSRPLVPVTMDPETPTILTPTILITQKTDNAVMPSGEFTHANTYQKHWKRVQYLADYFWNRWRKEYLTILQGRKKWRHPKPNLKEGDLVLMKDQTTERTDWPMGLITRILPSQDGNVRKVELKVIRKGETKTFARPIHELVLLLPIESVPTG, from the coding sequence atgtctgagtttgccaggttcatggtgagcagagagctaatcaacactagtctcacgaaatttgatgatcgtgcagagagctacagggcctggaaagcaactttcaaggcagccatcgccaatctcaacttcactgcagaacaggagctcaaccttctgatcaagtggttgggcccaggctctacaaaccgtatcaagagcctcagaaccgtctttgtgggacaagcagaagcaggtctcgctgctgcatggcagagactggaacgcacgttTGGCAGCGCAgatgcaatagagaaagccctattcaagagactgcaggacatcccaaagatcaaccttaaagaagtccacaagcttcaagacctaagtgatctgctcatggagctggagctcgccaaaagagatcctcgtctgtctgggttgtgctacctggatacagcccatggagtgaacccaatcgtggtgaagctgccatacagtctgcaggagaaatgggcaacgtcagtctcaaggtacaaaagaatgcatgacgtcacctttcccccatttattcagttctgcaagttcatggatgagcaggcccagatgaggaacgaccccagcctcgacttcctagagttcaacacttcggcagccgcaacatcatcatcaaggtatgaaggtgccatacacacacgcagagacattaagaacactgtgagtgtcaggaagactgagctaccatcacctgcagcacgcacagataaacagaacaccatctcatcacgagataagtctttcaatcaagaatgtcccatccataaaaaaccgcattcactgaacaagtgcagagggtttagatccaaaaccctacaggagcgcaagaaagtcctcacagagcttgggatttgtttcaaatgctgcgcatcacttgagcacatggccaaggactgtaaatccatcgtcaagtgtgaggagtgtcatagtgaaaaacacgtttcagccatgcacccaacccagctagctagagacacaccagctgcagtcaccaccactcccactccaagtcatggcggggagcctaagaatcagactgacaccaccacagctgtcccctgctcatgctcagaggtatgtggagagggccaaacacagaaatgttgtgcccgaatatgcctcatcaaggtttatcccgagggacatccagaaaaggcaatgaaggtgtatgccatcatagacgaccaaagcaaccggtccctagcaggaaccaaattctttgaagccttcggaattaatggaccatcggaaccctacaccttgaacacctgctcgggtcgcatagagactagcggcagaagagcccagggattcattgcttctcctatcaatgggaagactgaaatacctctaccaacgctcgttgaatgtgaccaaatacccagccacaggaatggaattcctaccccagaagctgcatttcatcaaccacacctaagacacctcgctagtgttatcccacctctggacaataatgcagagattctactcctgctcggcagagacaatctaagggtacacaaggtgcgacagcagtgtaatgggcctgactatgcaccatacgcccagagactggacttgggatgggtagtcataggaaatgtgtgcgttgatcgatcagaaattgattccttcaagacttatgtgcatggagatgggcgcacaacctgcttaaagccatgtcctcatcactatggagtgaaagagaagtctccagacacaatacagctacctgacatcgcttcttctctgcatatcgacaacttgggaagatcagtctttcacacaaccaaggacgacgataaagtagccttgtcagtagaggacagagaattcattggaataatggactgtgagttttctaaagacaaaaccaaccattgggtctctccattacccttccgatctaccagggtaagactcccaaacaaccgagctcaagctcagaccagatttaactctcttcagcgttctatgaacagcaagcctgaaatgagagaacacagcgtcgcctttatggacatgAAAGtcagcaacaacctagcagaacatgtaccagctgaactgaatccagcagatcacgcaactagacctacgtctataagttctgttgctaactcttcttggcttacaggtccagagttcctgctgagacagtcagaagaaggtgtccaggaagccttcagcatcctagttccagacaacgatccagatgtccgagctgaagtcaataccctggccaccagtgcagaaaaaacttccaacctcggttgccaacgttttgaacgtttctccagctggatgaggctcgtcaggactgtcgctaggttagtgcatatcgccagatgctgtcgtactgaccttaaaaacaaagactgtcatcgctggcatgtctgccacaaagccctttctgctgaggacatctcccatagcgagtccctcataatacgccacctccaacagagtgaattcgccatagaatggaagtgtttatacaacaaacagcagatttcattaagaagtcctctcgccaatttaaacccagtcatcgacagtttcggcttactgagagttggtggtcgtttaaatcaggctcatcttggagttgcagaacaaaatcctctcatcattcccagcaaacaccatgttacagtcttgctgatccgacaccaccatgaaaagactgaacaccaaggcaggcaaattacagaaggtgctttacggtctgcaggcctctggattattggaatgaagagacgtgtagcacaaatactacacgattgtgtgcactgtcgtaaagcgagaggaaaacaactgtaccagcaaatggctgacttgcctacagacagactttctacagagccacctttcacctacgtgggcctagacgttttcggaccatggatggtgtccacacgcagaactcgcggaggccaagcaaacagcaagcggtgggctgtgttattcacctgcatgagtgttcgagctgttcacattgaggtgttagagtccatggatacctccagcctaatcaacgtcttgagaaggttccttgccatcagaggaccagtgaaacagctgaggtctgaccgtggaagcaacttcgtcggtgcatgtagagaactgaacatcgacaccaaacccatccaagatcagctggcagagaaaggttgcacctggatcttcaatccccctcacagttctcacatgggaggctcctgggagaggatgatcgggatttcacgcaacatcttgaactccatgctaatggacgtcaattcctcaagactcacacatgagactctagtcactcttttagctgaagtctcagccattatcaattcaagaccccttgtgccggtgaccatggatccagaaacaccaaccatattgactcctactattcttattacccaaaaaactgacaac